TAGATTTACCACTAAGTACAGCTCATAGAATATTGTCTAACCTATTAGAATTAGGATATATATCTCAAAATCAAGAGAATGGAAAGTATAGATTAGGGGTAAACGCTTTTATATTAGGTTCCAATGTGAATCATATCAATAATCTAGTGGATATATCTTTACCCTTGATTGCATTTCTTGCAGATAAATATAATTGTATGTCTCATCTAGTTGTAGAGCAAAATGGTAAAGTTTTATGCGTTGGCAAAATTGGAACTGTAAAGCGTGATAACACTACTATACCTGCACGAGGTGAAGTACATCATATGCAAGTTACAAGTGTTGGAAAGGCTATACTGGCATTTTTGCCAGAAAGCAGACAAAAATCAATAATTGATAATAAAATTGAATTTAAAAAATTTACAGCTAATTCAATATTAACAAAGGAAGAGTTGTATAAAGAGCTTAAAACCATAAGAAAAAAAGGCTATGCAACTGATAACGAAGAATCAGAAATTGGATTATTTTGTTATGGCGTTCCTATTTTCAATAACAATTTTGAAGCTCAAGGCGCAATATCCTTATCAATCTATGACAGCAAAAGCCCATCAAATTATTTGGAGATTATAGAGGATTTAAAAAGAACAGCATCATTTATCTCTAACATCTACTGTGCTAATACTTCAAATTTTTTAAACAAAAAAAATAATTTAACTTACTAATATCTAATGCGAATTAACTAGCTTGCCCTAGTTAAACGCTGCCCACAAAGACATTTTATTACAAAATTTACAATTAATTAAAACAAATTGCAATAATGCAAACGTTAACTAATAAAGGAGGTTATTATAAATGAGTCAAAAAGTAAAAGTGGCAATAATAGGACCAGGAAATATAGGAACAGATTTAATGTACAAGGTACAAAGAAGCTCTGTTCTAGAAATGAGTGCTATGATTGGCATTATGGAATCTGAAGGAATTAATAGAGCTAGAAACCTAGGTATACCAACATCTATAGAAGGAATCAAGTTTATTGAGGACAATCCAGATATTGCAGATATAGTTATAGATGCTACAACTGCAAAAGCACACAGTGAAATTCATGGACCTATTTTGGAAAAACTAGGAAAAATCGCTATAGACTTAACTCCAGCTGCAATAGGAAAAATAGTTTCCCCAATGGTAAATATGGAAGACGCACTAAAGGTTAAGAATGTAAATTTAATAACTTGTGGAGGACAAGCTACTACACCAATTATCTATACAATTGGTAAGCATGTTGGAATTGAATACGCAGAAGTTGTAACTGCAGTTGCTAGTAAAAGTGCAGGGCCAGGAACTAGAAATAATATAGATGAATATACAAGAACAACTGCTAGAGCAATTGAATTATTAACAAACTCCGATAGGGCAAAGGTTCTTACAATATTTAACCCTGCAATTCCAGAAGTACCTATGAGAAACACTATATTCTGCATTCCTAAAGAAGAATATGATATAGAAGAAATTGCAAAAGCAGTAGAGGAAATGGTTAAGAGTATCCAAGAATATGTACCAGGATATACATTAACTCTTCGCCCTACAGTGGATAAAGGAATTATTACTACAATTGTAACCATAGAGGGACAAGGAGATTTTCTACCGCCATATGCAGGAAATTTAGACATTGAAACTGCATCTGCAGTTAAGATAGCTGAATTATACGCAAAAAATATATTGAAAAACAACTAAAGATTGGAGGAGAAGAAATGGGAAGAAAAATAAAGCTAATAGATACAACAATGCGTGATGGAAGCCATGCTATTCATCATCAATATACAAAGGAAAAGGTTATGGCAATAGCAAAAGGAGCTGAAGAAGCAGGACTTTATTGTATTGAAGTAGGACATGGTGCCGGAGTGGGTGGCTCAGTGCTTCAATATGGTTTAGAAAAAGAAAGCACTATTGAGTTGATAAAAGCTGCCAAATCAATGTGTAAAAATACTAAGGTAGGAACATTGCTTGTTCCAGGCCTAGGAACAATGGAAGATTTAAAAAAAGCAGTTGAGGCAGGTCTTGACTTAGTAAGAGTTGCAGTACACTGTACAGAAGCAGATGTTGGAGCACAACACATAAGATTAGCTAAAAGCTTAGGCTTAGAAGCTATAATGTTCTTCATGATGACACATATGACTAGCCCAGTAGAACTAGCAGAGCAAGCAAAAATGGCTGAGGAATACGGAGCAGATGTAGTATATTTTGCAGATTCATCAGGTGCTATGACACCAGATGACATAAAAGACAGAGTAAATGCCATTCGTTCAAAAGTAAGTATCCCTATAGGAGTACACACTCATAATAATTTAGGCTTAGGAGTAGGTAATGCTATAGCTGGAATAGTTGCAGGATGTGATTATGTAGACGGAACCTTTGAAGGCTTGGGAGCAGGCTGTGGGAATGGAAACCTTCAAGCTATAGTAGCAGTACTAAATAAAATGGGAATTGAAACAGGTGTTGATTTATACAAGCTTATAGAGGTTGGAAAGAATGAAGTGAGACCAATTATTGAGCATTCCTTAGAGATAACTGGTGAGTCAATACTATTAGGCTACATTGGAATTTACTCTAGCTTCTATCTACATGTTATTGAATATGCTGAAAAGTTTGGTATAGATTCTAAACTGATCTTCGAAGAATTAGGAAAACGTAAGGTTGTTGGAGGACAAGAAGATCAAATTTTAGATATTTGCCATGAAATCATTGAAAAAAGAAAGGGGAATGTAAATGAGAAGTAGTCAGGTTACTAAAGGATACCAAAGAGCTACACAAAGATCGCTATTAAAAGCTACAGGTCTTTCAGATGATGACTTAAAAAAACCATTAATTGGAGTAGTTAATTCATTTAATGAGGTTAATCCAGGACATATTCACCTAAATGAAATCACATATTCAGTTAAACTAGGGGTTGCATCAAAGGGTGGTGTTCCAATAGAAATACCAGCTATAGCTATATGTGATGGTATAGCTATGGGACACTCAGGGATGCATTATCCTTTAGCTTCACGTGAGCTAATTGCAGACTCAATAGAAGCAATGACAGAGGCTCATCAATTAGATGGTCTAGTAATGGTTACAAACTGTGACAAAATCACACCAGCTATGCTAATAGCAGCAGCTCGTTTGAATATTCCATCAATTGTAATAGCTGGAGGACCAATGTACGCTGGAAGATATAAAGGTGAACCAACAGATGGAAGCTTACTTTACGAGGCTGCAGGAAAGGTTGCAGCTGGAGATATGACACTAGAAGAGCTTAGTGAATTTGAAGAAGAAGCTTCACCAGGCTGTGGCGCATGTGGACTTTTAGGTACTGCAAACTCTATGAATTGCATGGCAGAAGCTTTAGGTATGGCATTACCATTTAATTCTTCAATACCAGCATATTTAGCAAAGAGAAAAGCATTGTCAAAGAAAACAGGAGAGCAAATAATGTACTTGGTTGAAAATAATATTAAGCCAAGAGATATTATGACTCGACAAGCATTTTTAAACGCATTAGCAGTAGATATGGCAATTGGAGGCTCAAGCAATACCGTACTACATTTAATTGCTATTGCACATGAAGCAGGAGTAGAGTTAACTATAAAGGATTTTGATGAAAAGAGTAGGGTATCACCTAAGCTATGTTCATTTAGCCCAGGAGGAAAATATCACTTAGAAGATTTATATAGAGCTGGTGGTTTACAAGCAGTTATAAATGAGGTAGCAAATCTTGATTATGTAGATTTAAATATTATGACTGTAACAGGTAAAACTATGCTTGAAAACGTTAAAGGTATGACAAGTAAGATTTATGATGTAGTTAGACCTTTTAATGACCCTTATTATGCAGAAGGTGGTATAGCAATATTATACGGAAATCTGGCACCAGAAGGAGCAGTAATCAAGCAATCAGCTTGTGACCCTTCAATGTATAAGCATACTGGACCAGCTCGCGTATTTGATAAAGAAGAAGATGCAGTTGCTGCAATACTAAATGGAGAAATCAAGAAAAAAGATGTAGTTGTAATTAGATATGAAGGTCCTAAGGGTGGACCAGGTATGAGGGAAATGCTTACACCTACATCAGCTATGATGGGGGCTGGATTAGGTCTTGATTGTGCCCTAATTACAGATGGAAGATTTTCAGGTGCAACTAGAGGGGCATGTATAGGACACGTATCACCGGAAGCGGCTGAAGGTGGTCCAATAGCCTTAATTAAAGAAGGCGATATTATTGAATTGGATGTAATCAATCGTTCATTAAATATATTAATTAGTGATGAAGAGTTAGCACAAAGAAAAGCACAATGGGCTCCTATAGAGCCAAAGATTAAAACTGGTTACTTAAAGCGTTATGCTAAAACAGTTAAATCAGCTTCACATGGAGCCATAGTGGAATAGATAGCTTAAGATATACTAAAAACATTGATTGCGTTATTAAAATATTGAAATTGGGCTAGGTTCCTCATTTAAAGGCACTTGTTCTTACAACATAAATACCCCAAACTAGTAAGACCTAGCCATTTCAATATACTTGAATGAATTCACTATGTAGGAGAAAACGCTTTACATTCAATAAATTATAAAATAACAAGGGGGATTATAATGCCAGTATTATTAAGTTTAGCAATAACCATTGTATTAATTATTTTCTTGATTATTAAGCTTAAGACAAACCCAGCTGTAGCACTATTTATAGGATCATTATTTATGGGGATATCATCTAAGCTAGGACTAGTTACTACTGTTAGCACAATTACCACTGGTTTTGGAAACACAATGGCTGCGCTTGGATTTAGCGTAGGCTTTGGAGTTATGCTAGGTGAATTAGTTGCAGCAACAGGAGCAGTTCAGTCAATTGCAAACAATATTGTTAAATTTTTTAGTAAGGACAAATCAGAATATGCACTAGGCTTAACAGGATTTATTGTTTCTATTCCAGTTTTTTATGATGTTGGTTATGTGGTTCTAATGCCACTTGCTAGAGCATTATCTAAGAAAGGTAATAAAATTATCCCTTATTTTGCGGGTGCATTAGTAGCAGGCCTTGGTATCGCACATACATTTATTCCACCAACTCCTGGACCTTTAACTGGAGCAAGCTTGCTTGGAGTTGATGTAGGAGCAATGATTCTTTGGGGAATAGTAATAGGATTTCCTACATTTATA
Above is a window of Proteiniborus ethanoligenes DNA encoding:
- a CDS encoding IclR family transcriptional regulator, whose product is MRDKNQIQSIIKAFNILELFSRENNELRIKDISIALDLPLSTAHRILSNLLELGYISQNQENGKYRLGVNAFILGSNVNHINNLVDISLPLIAFLADKYNCMSHLVVEQNGKVLCVGKIGTVKRDNTTIPARGEVHHMQVTSVGKAILAFLPESRQKSIIDNKIEFKKFTANSILTKEELYKELKTIRKKGYATDNEESEIGLFCYGVPIFNNNFEAQGAISLSIYDSKSPSNYLEIIEDLKRTASFISNIYCANTSNFLNKKNNLTY
- a CDS encoding acetaldehyde dehydrogenase (acetylating); translation: MSQKVKVAIIGPGNIGTDLMYKVQRSSVLEMSAMIGIMESEGINRARNLGIPTSIEGIKFIEDNPDIADIVIDATTAKAHSEIHGPILEKLGKIAIDLTPAAIGKIVSPMVNMEDALKVKNVNLITCGGQATTPIIYTIGKHVGIEYAEVVTAVASKSAGPGTRNNIDEYTRTTARAIELLTNSDRAKVLTIFNPAIPEVPMRNTIFCIPKEEYDIEEIAKAVEEMVKSIQEYVPGYTLTLRPTVDKGIITTIVTIEGQGDFLPPYAGNLDIETASAVKIAELYAKNILKNN
- the dmpG gene encoding 4-hydroxy-2-oxovalerate aldolase — translated: MGRKIKLIDTTMRDGSHAIHHQYTKEKVMAIAKGAEEAGLYCIEVGHGAGVGGSVLQYGLEKESTIELIKAAKSMCKNTKVGTLLVPGLGTMEDLKKAVEAGLDLVRVAVHCTEADVGAQHIRLAKSLGLEAIMFFMMTHMTSPVELAEQAKMAEEYGADVVYFADSSGAMTPDDIKDRVNAIRSKVSIPIGVHTHNNLGLGVGNAIAGIVAGCDYVDGTFEGLGAGCGNGNLQAIVAVLNKMGIETGVDLYKLIEVGKNEVRPIIEHSLEITGESILLGYIGIYSSFYLHVIEYAEKFGIDSKLIFEELGKRKVVGGQEDQILDICHEIIEKRKGNVNEK
- the ilvD gene encoding dihydroxy-acid dehydratase, with translation MRSSQVTKGYQRATQRSLLKATGLSDDDLKKPLIGVVNSFNEVNPGHIHLNEITYSVKLGVASKGGVPIEIPAIAICDGIAMGHSGMHYPLASRELIADSIEAMTEAHQLDGLVMVTNCDKITPAMLIAAARLNIPSIVIAGGPMYAGRYKGEPTDGSLLYEAAGKVAAGDMTLEELSEFEEEASPGCGACGLLGTANSMNCMAEALGMALPFNSSIPAYLAKRKALSKKTGEQIMYLVENNIKPRDIMTRQAFLNALAVDMAIGGSSNTVLHLIAIAHEAGVELTIKDFDEKSRVSPKLCSFSPGGKYHLEDLYRAGGLQAVINEVANLDYVDLNIMTVTGKTMLENVKGMTSKIYDVVRPFNDPYYAEGGIAILYGNLAPEGAVIKQSACDPSMYKHTGPARVFDKEEDAVAAILNGEIKKKDVVVIRYEGPKGGPGMREMLTPTSAMMGAGLGLDCALITDGRFSGATRGACIGHVSPEAAEGGPIALIKEGDIIELDVINRSLNILISDEELAQRKAQWAPIEPKIKTGYLKRYAKTVKSASHGAIVE